CCCGTACCTCGGTCCTTGCGCAACTACGCGACCGGATCGCCGGCGACGTCTTCGGCCCCGGCGATACCGGCTACCTCGACGCGCGATCCGGCTTCAACCGACTCGACGTGCACCGCCCGGCCGTGATCGCCGTGCCCGACAATCATTTCGACGTCGTGGAGGCGGTCCGCTTCGCCGTCGAGGAAGATCTACGCGTCGCCGTCCAGGCGACCGGTCACGGCACGGGGAGACCGGCCGACGGCGGACTGCTGATCAACACCTCCCGGCTCTCGTCGGTGAGCGTCGACCCCGTCACCCGGACCGCCCGGGTCGGCGCCGGCGCCCCATGGCGAACGGTCGTCGATGCGGCGGCGCCGTACGGTCTCGCGCCACTGATGGGCTCGGCCGGCGGGGTCGGGGCGGTCGGCTACACCCTCGGGGGCGGTTTCGGCTGGCTCGGTCGACGCCACGGCCTCTCGTCGGACCGCGTGCTCTCGTTCGACCTGGTGACTCCGGACGGGACGCCGATCCGGGTCACCGATACCAGTTTCCCGCACCTCTTCTGGGCGTTGCGGGGCGCCGGCGCCGGCGGTCTCGGTGTCGTGACGTCCATGGAGATCGCGCTCGTCGAGGTGTCGACCGTGTACGCCGGCAACCTCTTCTATCCGGCCGCCGACGCCGAGGAGATCATCCGCCGGTTCCGCGACTGGGCGCCCGCCCAGTCCGAGGAGCTGACGTCGGCCGTCGCGATTCTCAACCTCCCGCCCACGGACGACGTCCCGGCGCCGCTACGCGGCCGGAGCTTCGCAGTCGTGCGGGGCTGCTGGTCCGGGGACCTCGACGCCGGTCGCGCGGTCGTCGACGAATGGCGCAGGTGGCGCACGCCGGTCGTCGACATGTGGGGTGCGCTGCCGTTCGCGGCGATCGACGCCGTCAGCATGGACCCGACCGAGCCGATGCCGGTGATGGTCACCACCGAATGGTTCGACGATCTCCCCGACGAGGCGGTCGACATCGTCGCCGCGCGGGTCCGGCCGGCCCCGGCGTCGGCGCCGCTCATCGTGTGCGGCGAGATCCGCCACGCCGGCGGAGCGATCGCTCGCAGCGCGGACAACGCGCCCAACGATCGGGGGCGACAGGGCCGGTTCCTTCTCGAACTCGTTGCGGCGGTGCCCGATCCGCACGTCGCATTGGCCGTCGAGTCGACGTTGCGGGTGACCCGCGCCGAGCTCGAGCCCTACGTGACCGGCGCCGCCTACCTCAACTTCACCTCGGGCTCCGAACGCGTCGCCCGGGCCGCGGACGCGTTCGGCGCGGACAACCGTCGCCGGCTCGACGAGATCAAGGCCGCCCTCGACCCGGCGAATCGCTTCTGTCACGGCGACCTGTGATCGGCCGATCGGACAGCGCACTTGCCCCGGGTGGCCGGATGTGGACTGATGGTCGGCATGTCTGAACTGTCCGGACCCCGGCACGATCGCACGCCAGACACCCGGCCCCTGCTCGTCGTGGACGCCGCCAACGTCGTGGGTTCGGTGCCCGACGGGTGGTGGCGCGATCGCCGCGGAGCCACCGAACGGTTGCGGACGCGTCTCGATTCCGTCGCCGTCGGCGGACTCGAAGGACTGCCGGGGCCACTCGAGGTGGTGCTGGTCGTCGAGGGTCGGGCCCGCGGTGTCGTGGCGAGCGAACAGGTCCGGATCGTCGACGCGCCGGGTTCGGGGGACGACACGATCGTCGGCGTCGTCGCGGATTCGGATCCTCGTCGCGAGCGCATCGTGGTCACTGCCGACCGTGAATTGCGGGCCAGAGTCGCGCAACTCGGCGCTCGGACGATCGGCCCCGCCGCCATCCCGAGATGACCGGGGCCGGGATCGACCGTCCTTTTGACGTCCGATTTCTCCGTTCTGGTGGCAGTGGGATGCCACCCGCCCGATAATCCTCAGAGTGTCGGCGACTGCCGACAACGGGAGGATTCCATGACCGAAGTCGATGTCCTGATCGCCGGCGCCGGCCCCATCGGCTTGACCGCCGCCATCGAGCTGCGCAGGCGCGGAGTCCGCGTGCGGATCGTCGATCCGCTCCTCGAACCCCCGCAGTACGCCAAGGCGGTCGGGATCCAACCGCGGACGCTCGAGGTCTTCGAGAGCATGGGCGTCGTGGGACAGGTCCTCGACGCCGGGCTCGAGATGCGCGGACAACTCGTCTACGTCAACGGAAGTCAGGTCTCGCGGGTCGATCTGTCGACGCCACCGGATGTGCCCTACCGATTCCACCTGCTCCCCCAGTACGCGACCGAACGGATCCTGCGTGAGCGCTTGACCGATCTGGGTACCGAGATCGACCGGGGTACCGCCGTGTCCGCGTTCGACCAGGACGCAGACGGGGTGACCGTGACCCTCACGGGCCCGGACGGGGACACGACCATCCGGGCGGGCTATCTGCTCGGCGCCGACGGCGCCCACAGCGTGGTGCGCAAGGGACTCGGGCTGTCCTTCGAAGGCGCGGCCTTCACCGAGCAGTACATGCTCGGCGACGTCGTGGCGGACTGGTCGATGCCCCAGGGGTACGCAATCCGCTCGATGCACCAGACCGCGGACGGCACGACCGACGACCAGCTGGTGTGCATTCCCCTTCCCGGCCGCGGCCGCTACCGGATGTCGATGCTCGTCCCCGACGAACTCGCGGTCGCACCGACCACCAGCGGAGACGGTGTGGCGCACGGTTTCGAGGGAACCAGGGCGCCGGAACTGTCCCACATCCAGGCCGTGGTCGACCGCCTCGCACCGGAACCCGCGACGGTGTCGAACCTGCGCTGGTCCTCGGTGTTCCGGATCAGTCACCGCATCGTCGATTCCTACGGTCGTGGACGCGTGTTCGTCGCCGGCGACGCCGCCCACATCCACCCACCCACGGGTGCGCAGGGGATGAACACCGGCGTGCAGGATGCGCACAACCTCGCCTGGAAGCTCGCCCTCGCCGTCGCGGGTGTCGGCTCCGACGGACTCCTCGACAGCTACGACCTCGAACGTCGGCCCGTCGGCGAGGAGGTCGTGGGACGCACGGTCCGGGACGCCCGCGAAGGCATCGGCACCGATTCCAACGACTTGGACTTCGTCATGCGGCGCGAGGGCCAATTGCTGATCTCCTACGCCGACAGTCCGCTCGTCGCCGGGTCGGCGGTGCCGACGGCGCCGGCCGCGCCGCGCGCTGGTGAACGCGCACCGGATGCCGCCGGCCTCAGCCGCGATTCCGTCAATTTCCCGCTGCGACTGTTCGACGTGATCGGCGGCGTCGACCATTCGCTGGTCCTGTACGCCGACCCCACCGCCGGCGCCGACGAGGTCGCGGTGCTCGAATCACTAGCCGACGAGATGTCGGCGAAGGCGCACGGCCACATCGACATCCATGTGATCGCCGCGCCGACCGCGCAGGTCGGCAGCACCGAGCTACCGCTGCTCCGGGACACCGACGGCCGCTTCGCCGATGGCTACCGCCCCGACGGTTCGACGGTGTTCGTCATCCGGCCCGACGGGTATGTCGGGTACCGCGGGCCGACCAGCGACGGTAAGGCCGCGCTGCGTCACCTCGAGGGCACCTTCGGGTAGCGGCTGCACCTCACATCGGCCCGCCGCCGGTGTCGGTCGATCTCTGTCCGTCCGGGGCCACCGGCCGCGCACGCCGTAACGTTGGGGATCGTGACCAGCAGACCGGCACCCAACCACCCCTTGTTCCGGGCCGCGGGCGTGCTCGCCGACCGCATCGGCACCTCGGTCCGGCAGCGCTCCGCCGAGTCACGTCTCGGCCGCGCGATGGGTGCCGGCGAGGTGATCTACCTGGTGGCACCGGCCGGTCACCCGAACTACGGCGACGAACTGATCGCGCGAACCTGGTTGCGGCACCTGACCCGGGTGCGTCCGAATGCCACGGTCGTGCTGGACTGCCACAGCCCGGGTACGGCCACGACGCTGCTGCGCGATGCCCACCCG
The genomic region above belongs to Gordonia hongkongensis and contains:
- a CDS encoding FAD-binding oxidoreductase gives rise to the protein MPATPASSLPEHAERLTVRTRTSVLAQLRDRIAGDVFGPGDTGYLDARSGFNRLDVHRPAVIAVPDNHFDVVEAVRFAVEEDLRVAVQATGHGTGRPADGGLLINTSRLSSVSVDPVTRTARVGAGAPWRTVVDAAAPYGLAPLMGSAGGVGAVGYTLGGGFGWLGRRHGLSSDRVLSFDLVTPDGTPIRVTDTSFPHLFWALRGAGAGGLGVVTSMEIALVEVSTVYAGNLFYPAADAEEIIRRFRDWAPAQSEELTSAVAILNLPPTDDVPAPLRGRSFAVVRGCWSGDLDAGRAVVDEWRRWRTPVVDMWGALPFAAIDAVSMDPTEPMPVMVTTEWFDDLPDEAVDIVAARVRPAPASAPLIVCGEIRHAGGAIARSADNAPNDRGRQGRFLLELVAAVPDPHVALAVESTLRVTRAELEPYVTGAAYLNFTSGSERVARAADAFGADNRRRLDEIKAALDPANRFCHGDL
- a CDS encoding FAD-dependent monooxygenase codes for the protein MTEVDVLIAGAGPIGLTAAIELRRRGVRVRIVDPLLEPPQYAKAVGIQPRTLEVFESMGVVGQVLDAGLEMRGQLVYVNGSQVSRVDLSTPPDVPYRFHLLPQYATERILRERLTDLGTEIDRGTAVSAFDQDADGVTVTLTGPDGDTTIRAGYLLGADGAHSVVRKGLGLSFEGAAFTEQYMLGDVVADWSMPQGYAIRSMHQTADGTTDDQLVCIPLPGRGRYRMSMLVPDELAVAPTTSGDGVAHGFEGTRAPELSHIQAVVDRLAPEPATVSNLRWSSVFRISHRIVDSYGRGRVFVAGDAAHIHPPTGAQGMNTGVQDAHNLAWKLALAVAGVGSDGLLDSYDLERRPVGEEVVGRTVRDAREGIGTDSNDLDFVMRREGQLLISYADSPLVAGSAVPTAPAAPRAGERAPDAAGLSRDSVNFPLRLFDVIGGVDHSLVLYADPTAGADEVAVLESLADEMSAKAHGHIDIHVIAAPTAQVGSTELPLLRDTDGRFADGYRPDGSTVFVIRPDGYVGYRGPTSDGKAALRHLEGTFG